The following coding sequences lie in one Sesamum indicum cultivar Zhongzhi No. 13 linkage group LG9, S_indicum_v1.0, whole genome shotgun sequence genomic window:
- the LOC105170734 gene encoding ruBisCO large subunit-binding protein subunit alpha — protein sequence MASTNAISSASVLPSKQGGLKSRRVNQLQQGQKFGQKPSKNRFVVRANAKEIAFDQRSRSAMQSGIDKLADAVGLTLGPRGRNVVLDEFGAPKVVNDGVTIARAIELPDAMENAGAALIREVASKTNDSAGDGTTTASVLAREMIKLGLLSVSSGANPVSIKKGIDKTVLGLVDELEKKARPVKGRDDIKAIASISSGNDEIIGTMIADAVDKVGPDGVLSIESSSSFETSVDVEEGMEIDRGYISPQFVTNPEKLIVEFENARILVTDQKISAIKDIIPLLEKTTQIRAPLLIIAEDVTGEALATLVVNKLRGVLNVAAIKAPGFGERRKALLQDIAILTGAEYQATDLGLLVENTDLDQLGIARKVTITKDSTTIIADAASKDELQTRIAQLKKELAEADSVYDSEKLAERIAKLSGGVAVIKVGAATETELEDRKLRIEDAKNATFAAIEEGIVPGGGAALVHLSTYVPAIKDKLEDADERIGADIIQKALIAPASLIAQNAGVEGEVVVEKVKASEWEFGYNAMSDKFENLVETGVIDPAKVTRCALQNAASVAGMVLTTQAIVVEKPKPKKPAAAAQPGAGVY from the exons ATGGCTTCCACCAATGCTATCTCCTCTGCTTCCGTCCTCCCTTCGAAACAA ggtgggttgaagagtaggagagTGAACCAATTGCAGCAGGGGCAGAAGTTTGGGCAGAAGCCATCCAAGAATCGGTTTGTGGTGAGGGCTAATGCTAAGGAGATCGCTTTTGATCAGAGGTCGAGGTCTGCAATGCAGTCCGGTATCGACAAACTTGCTGATGCTGTTGGCCTCACTCTTGGTCCCAGGG GGAGGAATGTCGTCTTGGATGAGTTTGGGGCCCCAAAGGTGGTCAATGATGGAGTGACAATTGCACGGGCCATAGAGTTGCCTGATGCTATGGAAAATGCTGGTGCTGCGTTGATTAGGGAG GTTGCTAGCAAGACAAATGATTCTGCTGGTGATGGGACTACTACTGCATCTGTTCTTGCCCGTGAAATGATCAAACTTGGCCTTCTGAGTGTTAGCTCTGGTGCCAACCCAGTTTCAATTAAGAAGGGCATTGATAAAACTGTGCTGGGTTTGGTTGATGAGCTTGAAAAGAAAGCCAGACCTGTCAAGGGTCGGGATGATATTAAAG CCATCGCCTCCATCTCTTCTGGGAATGATGAGATCATTGGCACAATGATTGCTGATGCAGTTGACAAGGTTGGACCTGATGGTGTATTATCCATTGAGTCATCGTCTTCCTTTGAGACATCTGTTGATGTAGAAGAAGGAATGGAG ATTGATAGAGGATATATCTCTCCACAATTTGTGACCAACCCTGAGAAGCTCattgttgaatttgaaaatgCAAGGATATTAGTTACGGACCAGAAGATTTCAGCAATCAAGGATATCATTCCCTTGCTAGAGAAGACCACTCAAATAAGAGCACCTTTGCTCATTATTGCTGAAGATGTCACTGGCGAGGCTTTGGCTACTCTGGTTGTAAACAAGCTCCGGGGAGTCTTGAATGTGGCTGCCATCAAAGCGCCAGGGTttggagaaagaagaaaagcacTTCTTCAAGATATTGCAATTTTGACTG GAGCTGAGTATCAAGCTACTGATTTGGGCTTACTTGTGGAAAATACTGATTTGGACCAGTTGGGTATAGCTAGAAAGGTAACCATCACCAAGGACTCTACAACCATCATTGCTGATGCTGCATCGAAGGATGAGCTACAAACTAGGATTGCTCAACTTAAGAAGGAATTGGCTGAGGCGGATTCTGTTTACGACTCTGAGAAACTTGCCGAAAGAATTGCCAAATTATCTGGTGGAGTTGCTGTAATCAAAGTTGGTGCAGCAACAGAGACTGAGCTTGAAGATCGTAAACTTCGTATTGAAGATGCCAAAAATGCGACTTTTGCTGCCATTGAGGAAGGCATTGTACCTGGTGGTGGTGCTGCATTAGTTCACCTCTCAACTTATGTTCCTGCAATCAAGGATAAGCTTGAAGATGCAGATGAGCGAATTGGCGCTGATATCATACAAAAG GCGCTAATTGCACCAGCATCCTTGATTGCACAAAATGCTGGGGTTGAAGGTGAGGTGGTCGTGGAGAAAGTGAAGGCAAGTGAATGGGAGTTCGGTTACAATGCAATGAGTGATAAGTTTGAGAACTTGGTAGAAACTGGAGTGATTGACCCGGCGAAGGTGACCAGATGTGCACTGCAAAATGCAGCTTCTGTTGCTGGAATGGTGCTCACTACACAAGCCATTGTTGTGGAAAAACCTAAGCCTAAAAAACCTGCTGCCGCTGCTCAGCCCGGCGCTGGAGTTTATTGA
- the LOC105170874 gene encoding alpha carbonic anhydrase 7 encodes MKQLTAFFKLSIFIPLLLVACLTRAQEVDDEREFSYEENSEIGPAHWGEIRPEWKECSSGEMQSPIDLLNERVEVVSHLGKLKRSYKPSNTTLINRGHDMMLRWPGGAGHININGTLYQLKQCHWHSPSEHTISGRRFDMEVHLVHQSDDNRIAVIGIMYKIGRPDSFLSMMKRNLKAVAEMRDVEKTIGIIDPKLIKLGSRKYYRYIGSLTTPPCTQNVIWTIVRKVRTVTREQVELIRDVVHDDSEANARPIQPVHERLVELYRPRDGN; translated from the exons ATGAAGCAGCTTACAGCTTTTTTTAAGTTGTCCATCTTTATTCCTCTTCTTCTCGTTGCATGTTTAACAAGAGCTCAAGAAGTTG ATGACGAGAGGGAGTTCAGCTACGAGGAAAACAGCGAGATCGGGCCGGCGCACTGGGGAGAAATCCGGCCCGAATGGAAGGAGTGCAGCTCCGGGGAAATGCAATCTCCCATTGATCTGCTGAATGAAAGGGTTGAAGTAGTTTCCCATTTGGGCAAACTCAAGAGAAGTTATAAACCCTCCAACACTACCCTTATCAATCGTGGTCACGATATGatg TTAAGATGGCCTGGAGGAGCAGGGCACATAAATATCAATGGAACCCTATATCAACTCAAGCAATGCCACTGGCACTCACCTTCAGAACACACTATCAGTGGCAGGAG GTTCGACATGGAAGTTCATCTAGTCCACCAAAGCGATGATAATCGTATTGCAGTAATCGGAATTATGTACAAAATCGGGCGCCCCGACTCTTTCTTATCCATG atgAAACGCAATTTAAAAGCAGTTGCTGAAATGCGAGACGTAGAAAAAACTATCGGAATTATCGATcccaaactcataaaattgGGAAGTAGGAAGTACTATAGGTACATTGGTTCACTCACCACTCCTCCTTGCACTCAGAATGTCATCTGGACAATTGTGAGAAAG GTCAGAACTGTAACTAGAGAACAAGTTGAATTGATACGTGATGTTGTCCACGAC gACTCAGAAGCAAACGCTAGACCCATCCAACCGGTGCACGAGCGTCTGGTGGAACTTTATAGACCAAGAGatggaaattaa
- the LOC105170735 gene encoding uncharacterized protein LOC105170735: protein MFDKFLQRDLAVISIRVDFKTMANPFNAKVMKRPFWNSVYSLMYCSSSAAAMNVLKTGDVLKQARVFSTSDIAGYSKLTHDSNPLHFDSECARNAGFEDIPVPGMLVASLFPRIIASYFPGAIYVKQTLDFRSPVFVGDNITSQVQASSVRQMKQKYMVKFVTTCFKDGEILVIGGEATAILPTLAMKQVDNHSSESKDFGSPTQLH, encoded by the exons atgtttgataaatttcttCAGAGAGATCTTGCGGTAATTTCCATCAGGGTTGACTTCAAAACTATGGCGAACCCCTTTAATGCTAAAGTGATGAAGAGACCCTTCTGGAATTCCGTTTATTCTTTGATGTACTGCTCGTCGTCGGCGGCGGCCATGAATGTGCTCAAAACTGGGGACGTTCTAAAGCAAGCCAGAGTATTTTCTACGTCCGACATTGCCGGATACTCCAAGCTGACCCATGACTCAAATCCACTGCATTTTGATTCTGAATGTGCAAGAAATGCAGGCTTCGAGGATATCCCTGTCCCAGGAATGCTCGTTGCTTCCTTGTTTCCTAGGATCATTGCTTCCTACTTT CCAGGGGCTATTTATGTGAAGCAAACTTTGGACTTCAGGTCGCCGGTTTTTGTTGGAGATAACATCACTAGTCAAGTGCAGGCAAGCAGTGTTAgacaaatgaaacaaaaatacat GGTGAAATTTGTGACGACATGCTTCAAGGATGGTGAGATTCTCGTTATTGGTGGTGAGGCCACGGCAATCTTACCCACCCTGGCCATGAAACAAGTTGACAATCACAGTTCGGAGTCAAAAGACTTTGGCAGCCCAACACAACTTCACTAG